The genomic interval CCAACGTTGTTTCAAATTGCTTTTTCAGATTGCCCACATTTCCATTAACACTCTCTTAGAGAAATTCTGACCCACCTCATTCCTTATTTTTCACGTGGATCTATCGAAGATTGGAAGAAGTATGGGGACTGCCCAGAGTTTCAGAGAGAAAGTGTGTCAGGGCTCAAAAAGGCCCTAGCAATATGCTTCACCCCTGAACCCTGCACCCTCTTTCCCTGCCTCCTAGCCGTGCGTCCCTCCAGAGCTCTGTGATATGGAGCCAGTCAACAGCACAGAGGTGTCTGAGTTCTTCCTGAAAGGATTTTCAGGTTACCCTGCCCTGGAGCACCTGCTCTTCCCTCTGTGCTCAGCCGTGTACCTGGTGACCCTGCTGGGGAACACAGGCATCGTGGCGGTCAGCGTGCTGGATGCCCGCCTGCACacacccatgtacttcttcctgggCAACCTCTCCATCCTGGACATCTGCTACACGTCCACTTTTGTGCCCCTGATGCTTGTCCACCTCCTGTCAGCCCAGAAGACCATCTCCTTTCTTGGCTGTGCACTCCAGATGTGTCTGGGTCTGTCTACAGGCTCCACAGAGTGTCTGCTGCTCACCATCATGGCCTATGATCGCTACCTGGCCATCTGCCAGCCCCTTAGGTACCCCGTGCTGATGAGCCACCAGCTCTGCTGGTTGCTGGCGGGAGCCGCCTGGGTCTTCTGTCTCTTCATGTCAGTGACTGAGACAGTCATCGCCATGAGGCTGCCCTTCTGCGGCCACCGTGTGGTCAGTCACTTCGCCTGTGAGATCCTGGCAGTCCTGAAGCTGGCCTGTGGTGACACGTCCATCAGTGAGGTCTTCCTGCTGGTGGGTGCCATCTTGCTGCTGCCCGTGCCCCTGGCCTTCATCTGCCTGTCCTACACACTTATCCTGGCCACCACCCTGAGGGTACCCTCAGCTGCCGGGCGCCGCAAAGCCTTCTCTACTTGCTCAGCACACCTGGCCGTGGTGATGCTTTACTACGGCACCGTTATCTTCATGTACATGAAACCCAAGAGCAAGGAGGCCCGTATCTCTGACGAGGTCTTCACGGTCCTCTATGCTGTGGTCACACCCATGCTGAACCCCGTCATCTACAGCTTGAGGAACAAGGAGGTGAAGGAGGCTGCCAGGAAGGTGTGGGGCAGAATACAGACCTCCAGATGAGGGAGGCCAGGGCTCCTACAGGTTAGCAGCTCAGGTCTGCCTTCACCTACAGAGAGGATGGATAGGGCACAGGGTTGGGGGTCTGGAATCTTCAAGCCAGAAAGGCAGCACCACCTCCCACTGATCCTGCCACAGATCCAAGTCACAATTCCACCTTTGTTCCTTCCCCAGGCAGAGCCCTGGGCCAG from Bos mutus isolate GX-2022 chromosome 8, NWIPB_WYAK_1.1, whole genome shotgun sequence carries:
- the LOC138988976 gene encoding olfactory receptor 13J1-like, with translation MEPVNSTEVSEFFLKGFSGYPALEHLLFPLCSAVYLVTLLGNTGIVAVSVLDARLHTPMYFFLGNLSILDICYTSTFVPLMLVHLLSAQKTISFLGCALQMCLGLSTGSTECLLLTIMAYDRYLAICQPLRYPVLMSHQLCWLLAGAAWVFCLFMSVTETVIAMRLPFCGHRVVSHFACEILAVLKLACGDTSISEVFLLVGAILLLPVPLAFICLSYTLILATTLRVPSAAGRRKAFSTCSAHLAVVMLYYGTVIFMYMKPKSKEARISDEVFTVLYAVVTPMLNPVIYSLRNKEVKEAARKVWGRIQTSR